A genomic region of Thermodesulfitimonas autotrophica contains the following coding sequences:
- a CDS encoding bifunctional lysylphosphatidylglycerol flippase/synthetase MprF: MEKFLTYLVAVGVAGAGLFNILYSWLSHHPGRYLVVQEYLPLGVIRSTWLLSIFTGLTLLFLGWGLAKRKRRAWFFALVALALAAGAHLTKGLDYDAAFVNLALLVVLLLLRHSYTVASDPASLGRSLLVSGTLFLTLYVYGLFGFYLLDRHFGARFDLTASAREAGRVLFTGSYPSRFPRTHRGRWFLDSLWFGEILALGYGTGLVFQPVLYRRRVRPEEVRRAREILNRWGRSTLAFLLLLPDKSYFFSSSGHSVIGYTVVGNIAVALGDPVGPPAEAQEVIEEFRDFCHRHDWYPAFFQVTEEFLPYYAQVGFEKLKIGEEAIIDLATFSLEGGAMKAVRQAVRRAERQGCRVEFHQPPLDEALLKRLKVISDAWLKSQHGTEKRFALGWFDYHYLRNCPVATVVGAAGKEIAFANIVPVYQGRVGTIDLMRRLPEAPNGTMELLFVALAEYFRERGMQGFSLGLAPLAGLGGPGAPLSEKTAHLLYEHFNVFYSFKGLRQFKEKFHPYWEPRYLIYPAPWLLPKAALAVVRANSGGSLRGYWQALKLARRQEKKASKA, from the coding sequence GTGGAAAAGTTCCTCACATATTTGGTTGCCGTGGGGGTTGCCGGAGCAGGCCTTTTCAACATCCTCTACTCCTGGTTGAGCCACCACCCAGGACGCTATCTGGTGGTGCAAGAATACCTGCCTCTCGGCGTTATCCGTTCCACGTGGCTCCTATCCATTTTCACAGGTTTGACGCTGCTCTTTCTTGGCTGGGGCTTAGCCAAACGAAAACGCCGGGCCTGGTTTTTCGCCCTTGTAGCGCTGGCCTTAGCCGCCGGTGCCCACCTAACCAAAGGCCTGGATTACGACGCCGCCTTTGTTAATCTTGCGCTCCTGGTGGTACTGCTTCTATTGCGTCATTCCTACACTGTCGCGAGCGATCCGGCTTCGCTCGGCCGGAGCCTGCTGGTTAGCGGCACGCTTTTTCTCACTCTTTATGTTTACGGGCTTTTCGGTTTCTACCTCCTCGACCGGCACTTCGGTGCCCGCTTCGATCTAACTGCTTCCGCCCGCGAAGCAGGCCGGGTGCTTTTTACGGGAAGTTATCCTTCCCGGTTCCCCCGGACCCACCGCGGCAGATGGTTTCTTGATTCCCTCTGGTTCGGGGAAATACTGGCGCTTGGATACGGAACAGGGCTTGTCTTCCAACCGGTGCTTTACCGGCGCCGGGTAAGACCAGAAGAAGTGCGGCGGGCAAGGGAAATCCTCAACCGCTGGGGGCGCTCTACGCTCGCTTTTTTGCTCCTTTTACCGGATAAATCCTATTTTTTCAGCAGCTCAGGGCATAGTGTCATCGGCTATACAGTCGTGGGAAACATTGCGGTCGCGCTCGGCGACCCGGTAGGCCCTCCCGCAGAAGCCCAAGAGGTAATTGAGGAGTTCCGGGACTTTTGCCACCGCCACGACTGGTATCCCGCATTCTTTCAGGTAACGGAAGAATTTCTTCCTTACTACGCCCAGGTAGGCTTTGAAAAATTAAAAATTGGGGAAGAGGCGATAATTGATCTCGCAACTTTTAGCCTTGAGGGCGGGGCCATGAAAGCCGTGCGCCAGGCGGTGCGCCGCGCTGAGCGCCAGGGCTGCCGCGTGGAATTTCACCAGCCGCCCCTGGACGAAGCGCTCCTGAAACGCCTTAAAGTCATTTCTGACGCCTGGCTGAAAAGTCAACACGGGACAGAGAAAAGGTTTGCGCTGGGCTGGTTTGATTACCATTATCTCCGCAACTGCCCGGTAGCAACAGTAGTAGGAGCGGCGGGGAAAGAAATCGCCTTCGCCAACATCGTCCCGGTTTATCAAGGCAGGGTAGGGACGATCGATCTAATGCGCCGGTTACCGGAAGCACCAAACGGCACCATGGAACTCTTATTTGTTGCCCTGGCAGAATACTTCCGGGAGCGGGGAATGCAGGGCTTCAGCCTTGGCTTGGCACCTCTGGCGGGGCTTGGCGGTCCTGGGGCACCGCTTTCCGAGAAGACGGCCCACCTTCTCTACGAACACTTCAATGTTTTCTACAGCTTCAAGGGGCTGCGCCAGTTCAAGGAGAA
- a CDS encoding lysylphosphatidylglycerol synthase transmembrane domain-containing protein, producing the protein MYRFLFALLIFCAVFFLATHYTEGEKLLLTLKHGRPLWVLVALGLQVLFFFNLAGFYHAIYRAVGVKESWWRLLGLVTASAFVGLVTPGGALSGTALIVADAVSRGATLARAVLINLVFYLFDYGAFCIVLLGAFGYLWSSGRLTTYEEVAAVLLLAFVAGQVAVLAAAVRRPEKLIGLVQRGVRFAGTVVPPLRREAVGERTAAFITHLAEAAQWLAARPHGLGRVVGHAFMVEALGLGTLGAVFLAFTGGVSPGTLLAGYAVGVLFMIVSVTPSGIGFVEGAMTAALASLGVPPESAVLITFVYRGITVWLPFVAGIFSLRLVKRYNVVG; encoded by the coding sequence TTGTACCGTTTTCTCTTTGCGCTTTTAATCTTCTGCGCCGTCTTTTTTTTGGCCACCCACTACACCGAAGGCGAGAAACTGCTCCTTACCTTAAAGCACGGCCGGCCGCTCTGGGTGCTGGTGGCTCTGGGGTTGCAGGTCCTATTTTTCTTTAACCTGGCCGGTTTTTACCACGCCATTTACCGGGCCGTAGGGGTGAAAGAATCCTGGTGGCGTTTGCTCGGCTTAGTGACGGCGAGCGCCTTCGTGGGGTTGGTAACGCCCGGCGGGGCGCTTTCCGGAACAGCGCTCATCGTTGCTGACGCGGTGAGCCGTGGCGCTACCCTGGCCCGCGCCGTACTAATCAACCTGGTCTTTTACCTTTTCGACTACGGGGCCTTCTGTATCGTCCTTTTAGGAGCGTTCGGGTACCTCTGGTCAAGTGGCCGGCTAACCACCTACGAAGAAGTAGCGGCGGTGCTCTTACTGGCTTTTGTCGCTGGACAGGTAGCCGTGTTGGCAGCGGCTGTGCGCCGGCCGGAGAAGCTTATCGGTCTGGTGCAGCGGGGGGTGCGCTTTGCCGGAACGGTTGTGCCGCCTTTGCGGCGAGAAGCGGTGGGCGAGCGAACCGCTGCTTTCATCACCCACCTTGCAGAAGCCGCGCAGTGGCTGGCAGCGCGGCCGCACGGTCTGGGGCGGGTGGTGGGACACGCCTTTATGGTAGAAGCACTGGGCCTCGGTACCCTGGGAGCAGTCTTCTTAGCGTTTACCGGCGGCGTTTCACCGGGAACCCTCCTCGCGGGTTACGCCGTAGGCGTCCTTTTTATGATTGTTTCCGTCACCCCCTCAGGCATAGGATTTGTCGAGGGAGCGATGACTGCGGCCCTGGCTTCGCTTGGCGTGCCGCCAGAAAGCGCCGTGCTCATCACTTTCGTCTACCGGGGTATCACTGTTTGGCTGCCTTTCGTAGCGGGAATATTTTCCCTGCGGCTGGTAAAAAGGTACAATGTCGTCGGCTGA
- a CDS encoding molybdate ABC transporter substrate-binding protein has translation MSLKLPEIPVTRRDDLHNLEYVDSADLILFMAGNQFMVMEELLAAFQRAYPEVKRIFYETLPPGLELQQILAGGARFGGMEIRVTPDVYTAVSETAMQELAQKGLVNEYFVYLHNRIVLMVPQGNPAGIRRVTDLARDEVKISQPGPLEDITRHIVAMYRKAGGEKLVHRVMEEKRAEGTTIFTLVHHRETPLRIRKGTVDVGPVWATEVIHAQREGIPVETVDPGAELDQRDEVNYYVAALTNAPHPENARKFLSFIRSPEAQGIYARYGFLPHFPAPQ, from the coding sequence ATGAGCTTGAAATTACCGGAAATTCCCGTAACCCGCCGGGATGACCTCCACAACCTTGAGTATGTCGATAGCGCAGACCTCATCCTCTTTATGGCTGGGAACCAGTTTATGGTGATGGAGGAGTTACTCGCTGCCTTCCAGCGGGCCTATCCTGAAGTGAAGCGCATTTTTTACGAGACCCTTCCCCCTGGCCTTGAGCTGCAGCAAATTTTGGCTGGCGGCGCCCGCTTCGGGGGTATGGAGATCCGGGTCACGCCTGACGTCTATACCGCCGTGAGTGAGACAGCGATGCAGGAACTCGCGCAGAAGGGGCTTGTTAACGAATACTTTGTCTATTTGCACAACCGGATTGTGCTGATGGTGCCGCAGGGCAACCCAGCGGGAATCAGAAGGGTTACAGACCTTGCCCGCGACGAGGTGAAAATTTCGCAGCCCGGGCCGCTCGAGGATATAACGCGCCATATCGTAGCGATGTACCGCAAGGCAGGTGGTGAGAAGCTCGTCCATCGCGTCATGGAGGAGAAACGGGCCGAAGGGACGACCATCTTTACTCTGGTCCACCACCGGGAGACCCCGTTGCGGATCCGGAAAGGAACCGTCGATGTTGGGCCTGTCTGGGCCACGGAGGTAATCCACGCGCAGCGAGAAGGAATCCCGGTGGAAACGGTTGATCCCGGAGCTGAGCTTGACCAGCGGGACGAGGTGAACTACTACGTTGCTGCGCTCACCAACGCGCCCCATCCGGAAAACGCCCGTAAGTTTCTATCCTTTATCCGGTCGCCGGAAGCCCAGGGAATTTACGCCCGCTACGGCTTCCTTCCCCACTTCCCCGCCCCGCAGTAA